DNA from Desulfuromonas sp. AOP6:
TGGTAGGAGGAGAGGACCATGAAAGTTGAATCTGTCGCAGTTCAAGGGATGTCCCAATTCAAGGAGAGGGAGGCCGCTGAAGTTGAGAAGATCGAGCGGCAGAACCCTCAGGATTCCTCCTCGTCATCGGGGGACAAACAGAAAGTACCGCCCGAACAAGTTCTGACCAAGATCAAGGAACTGACTCAGGACGGGGCTTACAGCGTGCGTTTTGAAATGGATGATGCGACCCAGAAACTGATCATCCGACTCGTAGACCCGACTACCGGTGAAATGATCCGGCAGATCCCGCCCGAAGAAATTCTTGGAAACGTTAAACACCTGAAGACCCTGCGCGGCAACCTGGTCGATTCGGCAAGTTAAGCAGAGGCGGAGGTAGGTATGTCCATAACATTCGGCGGATTGGCTACAGGCCTGGATACCAACGCCATTATCGATGCGTTGATGGAGATCGAGCGGAGACCCATTGATCGTCTGGAGCGGGAACAGAGTTACCTCAAGAGCCGCTTGGATGCCTTCAAGAGTTTTGATGGTATTCTGTCCAAGTTGCAGGGTAAGTTCGAGGCTCTTGATACCCAGGATGAGGTCCGTTCCTATACCGCAAAAGCCGGATCCGATGAATTCTTCGGTGTGTCGACCTCCGGCACGGCACTTCCCGGCAATTACCAGATCGAAGTTCAGAACCTGGCTCAGCTGCAAAAAGACGTCAGTGGCGGTTACGCCAGTTCTTCAGAAGCGTCTTTCGGGCAGGGGACGATTACCATCAATGGTGTTGATATCGCCTATGACGGCGATTCGCTCAGCAGCTTGATTGACAAGATTAACCTGGCCAATACCGGCGATACGCCGACGGGTGTTTCAGCCTCGATCATCAACGACGGGGTTACCGGGTACCGCATGGTTCTGACAGGGGACGATGCCTCTACAAGCTTTACGGTCAGTGGGAACGAGACAAGCGCGGGTGCGTATGCTGCTCCTGCTTTCAGCAACGTTCAGGTGGCCATGCAGGCCTCCATTCTCGTCGATAATATTCAGATCAAAAGCAACACGAATACTTTTGATGAGGCCATTCCCGGGATCACGCTAGATCTGACCAAGGCCAATGCGCTTGGGGAAAAGACCAGTCTCAACATCGCTGTTGATAAGGAGGCGGTCAAGACAAAGATCAACGATTTCGTCAAGGCCTACAATGAAGTGTTTGAGTTTATCGCCAAACAGTCTGAAGCCGATTGGGGCAAAGATTCCAGCTTTCGCAGCGTCAAGCGCAACCTTCAGAACATGCTCACCGCACCCGTAGGCGTTTCCGGTAGCTATACCATGTTGTCACAGCTGGGTCTGAAGACGGAACGTGACGGTACCCTGACGGTGAACGATACCACGTTGACCGAAGCCATTGAAAACGATCTTGACGGTGTCGCCAAATTGCTGGCGGGTGAGTCGGGGATTGATGGAGTCAGCACTCTGTTTAAAGGCTA
Protein-coding regions in this window:
- the fliD gene encoding flagellar filament capping protein FliD, which translates into the protein MSITFGGLATGLDTNAIIDALMEIERRPIDRLEREQSYLKSRLDAFKSFDGILSKLQGKFEALDTQDEVRSYTAKAGSDEFFGVSTSGTALPGNYQIEVQNLAQLQKDVSGGYASSSEASFGQGTITINGVDIAYDGDSLSSLIDKINLANTGDTPTGVSASIINDGVTGYRMVLTGDDASTSFTVSGNETSAGAYAAPAFSNVQVAMQASILVDNIQIKSNTNTFDEAIPGITLDLTKANALGEKTSLNIAVDKEAVKTKINDFVKAYNEVFEFIAKQSEADWGKDSSFRSVKRNLQNMLTAPVGVSGSYTMLSQLGLKTERDGTLTVNDTTLTEAIENDLDGVAKLLAGESGIDGVSTLFKGYLDSITDSLDGILASRKESTDSSLRRIDLNLLRLEGRMEQKEKNLRAQYSALEDLVSSMNSQSAYLSQQLNALNA
- a CDS encoding flagellar protein FlaG, producing MKVESVAVQGMSQFKEREAAEVEKIERQNPQDSSSSSGDKQKVPPEQVLTKIKELTQDGAYSVRFEMDDATQKLIIRLVDPTTGEMIRQIPPEEILGNVKHLKTLRGNLVDSAS